From a single Metopolophium dirhodum isolate CAU chromosome 6, ASM1992520v1, whole genome shotgun sequence genomic region:
- the LOC132946558 gene encoding uncharacterized protein LOC132946558, which translates to MSNIAAQDKKSSDIKLTSKTETLMVPAVDDHLSNVLKPSESSDVLSFPVNKRSASLPNVAVRENSSGDAPETGLSFGTSAELPVSTDSPSRAESSVLALMPPATPEDDCWIKTPLSVSSQLPPVEAGVMGTVTSSDAGTDNGHA; encoded by the exons ATGTCAAATATTGCCGCTCAAGACAAGAAGTCGTCAGATATCAAGCTGACATCCAAGACTGAAACG TTGATGGTACCGGCTGTCGACGATCACCTGTCGAATGTGCTGAAACCGTCGGAGAGCAGCGATGTCCTTAGCTTCCCGGTGAACAAGAGATCTGCGTCTTTGCCTAATGTGGCCGTGCGTGAAAATTCCTCGGGCGATGCTCCCGAAACTGGACTGTCGTTCGGTACGTCCGCGGAGTTGCCCGTTTCGACGGATTCGCCATCACGTGCCGAATCGTCTGTCTTGGCATTGATGCCACCTGCCACTCCAGAAGATGACTGTTGGATCAAAACGCCGTTATCCGTCTCGTCGCAGCTGCCACCGGTAGAAGCCGGAGTAATGGGTACGGTAACCAGCAGTGACGCGGGAACGGACAACGGTCACGCCTAG